One Algoriphagus sp. Y33 genomic window, AAATATAAAGGGCAGCACGAAAAAGCCGTTGAAAAGCGCATAGATCTTAGAACAGACTTTGAGAAAAAAAATTCTGCGGGCAAGCTTTCTCCTAATGATGTAGCAAAAATCACCAAGAAAATTGACAAGCACTCCAAATCAATAGAAAAACTGGAGAAAAAGATGAAAAAGTTAGAAGTTTATATCAGCGAGAACTCATAAATCTGTTTCCAAATTTAATCTAGCTCAGGAGCATAAAGCAACTCCCCATTTTCGAAATCGTATAAAGTAAGGGCTCTTAACTCATAGTAGGCCATCCAATAATCACGTAAGGATTCATAAAAGGCTCTTTTATTAGAGTCTTTTTCATTTTGGGCAATATTGAGATTCGTAATAGTAACATTGCCTGTCTGATATCTTCGTAATGCTATATCATACCTTCGCTGAGCCACATCATCGGCTACTTTCGTGACATTCAACCGCTCCTTTATCATCAAGAAATTTTTAACCTTAGTGAAGATTTCCTCTTCAAAATTCACCATATCCTGCTGGACTGTATAATCAACTAACCGTTGATTTGCCATGGATTGTGCCATTCGGGCCTTACTTCTACCCCAGTCCAGAATAGGCACTGAGACTCCTAAATTCACCAAGGCCTGAGTGTTTGGGTTTTGATAAACATCTCCCCAAGAGTACGCAGTGTTATTTGTACCATAGCTGGCGTTTAATGTAGCTTCGAATCGCTGCCCCCTCGCCTGAGCTACCTCAGCTTCAGCTTCAAGTCTCCTTCGATCAAACCCCAAGGATTCTGACCTATTTTGAAATGCCAAATCTATCGCCTGCTCCACATCCACATGAAAGTCGGGGATTTCTGTAGGCGAAAACAATTTAATCTCAGTATTCTGGTTAAGTCCAATATAAGAATTCACAGCGAACAAAGAACTTTCCAAAGAAAGCTTGGCCTGTGCTAAATCCTGTTGTGCCTGCAAGGCCTGAAGTTCTATTTGAAGTAAGTCATCCTCATAAGTCATCCCTTTTTCATACCGCTTCTTTTCGATTGAGTAAATCCCTTCCGAATTTTCAAGATTTTTTGTGGCGATTTCAACATTCACTTGCGCAATCAAGAAATCAAAGAACAATGATGTCACCTGCATGGAAACGCTTTCCATTTCCTCAACATATTCCCGCTTGCTTTCTTCGAAAAGTAAAGGTGAAATTTTCTTATTCCACTTAAATGGATTGTATGCAAAAATCGGCTGTTGCAAACTGATATTAACCGGAGTGCCTAAAAACTGGGTTCTTGGCTCGTTCAGGTCGTTTCTAAAATTATCAAAACGACTGCTGGATGTGTTAACTGAAATCACTCCTCCTGTAGGTGCGATTACTTGCTGTAGCCCCAGACCAAGATCAACCAAGTTCTGATTAACCTCCCGATATCCTATTGATCCGTCAGGCTGAGTAACACCACTATAGGATCGGGTATAAGAAGGAATAGTTCCATTGAATCTAAGCTGGGGGTTGTAATCTGCCCTAAATTGGCGAAACTCCCAATATCTATTCTCTTTAATTGTCTTGGCCCGGAGTGAAGCAGGAGAATTATCCTTTGCCTGCTGAACCAGCTCCCTCAAAGTAAAGGTTGGCGTGTCCTGCGCCGTCACAACATTAATTGATGATCCACTAATAAGCAGTATAGTAAAGCATGGTAAAAAAAGTGATCTTTTGATTTTCATAAAGGCGCTATCTTAATTTGAAAAAGGCTAACTATTCACATCAACTAAAATACTGATTGATTCACCACAAACAAGAATCTTATTGCATTTGAAATCCTAAAAAACCTAAAAAAAGCAAAACATCCATTTAAATACCACTCCTTTTACCCCTTTGCGTAACTTGCAGTCTGATCAAAATTTATCATGAAGTCCATCATCAGTTTCGTTATACGATACGTCCCTAGACCATTATTGCAACGGGTAAGCCCTTTCGTCATGCAAGTTTTTGCAAAGCTAAATTCAGGGAAGGCTGTCACATGCCCAG contains:
- a CDS encoding TolC family protein, with translation MKIKRSLFLPCFTILLISGSSINVVTAQDTPTFTLRELVQQAKDNSPASLRAKTIKENRYWEFRQFRADYNPQLRFNGTIPSYTRSYSGVTQPDGSIGYREVNQNLVDLGLGLQQVIAPTGGVISVNTSSSRFDNFRNDLNEPRTQFLGTPVNISLQQPIFAYNPFKWNKKISPLLFEESKREYVEEMESVSMQVTSLFFDFLIAQVNVEIATKNLENSEGIYSIEKKRYEKGMTYEDDLLQIELQALQAQQDLAQAKLSLESSLFAVNSYIGLNQNTEIKLFSPTEIPDFHVDVEQAIDLAFQNRSESLGFDRRRLEAEAEVAQARGQRFEATLNASYGTNNTAYSWGDVYQNPNTQALVNLGVSVPILDWGRSKARMAQSMANQRLVDYTVQQDMVNFEEEIFTKVKNFLMIKERLNVTKVADDVAQRRYDIALRRYQTGNVTITNLNIAQNEKDSNKRAFYESLRDYWMAYYELRALTLYDFENGELLYAPELD